Proteins encoded within one genomic window of Calonectris borealis chromosome 1, bCalBor7.hap1.2, whole genome shotgun sequence:
- the CPT1B gene encoding carnitine O-palmitoyltransferase 1, muscle isoform → MAEAHQAVAFQFTVTPEGLDFHLSREAVKQLYLAGISSWKKRLVRAKNSFLTGVYPASPSSWMVVVMATAGSVYCQVDPSLGMIARIRHCLPESRLLSYESRTMVSTVLFSTGVWLSAVLLFRQALKLLLSYHGWMFEPHGKMSRSTRIWVALMKVLSVRKPLLYSFQSALPKLPVPPVEATITRYLESVRPLMDDEKYSKMEALAKEFKEKTAPRLQKYLILKSWWTTNYVSDWWEQYIYLRSRSPLMVNSNYYAMDFLYVTPSHIQAARAGNVVHAILLYRRKLDRGEIPPLMALGIVPMCSYQSERMFNTTRIPGKETDTLLHLVDSKHLAVYHKGRFYKVWLYYGGQVLRPRDLELQFQRILDDPSPPQPGEERLAALTAGERVPWAEARARFFSHGKNKASLDAIERAAFFLTLDEEEHGYRPGREGCMDAYAKSLLHGQCYDRWFDKSFTLVVYKNGKLGANAEHSWADAPIIGHLWEFMLATEKFQLGYTEGGHCLGEPDTLLAPPQRLQWDITQECRAAIESSYRLAKALADDVDFCCFQFSDFGKGLIKKCRTSPDAFIQISLQLAHFRDKGCFCLTYEASMTRLFREGRTETVRSCTAESTAFVRSMADTRQTRAERQRLFKLAAEKHQHMYRMAMTGAGIDRHLFCLYVVSRYLGVQSPFLAQVLSEPWRLSTSQTPQQQLKMCDLNKYPDHVSNGGGFGPVADDGYGVSYIIAGENLITFHVSSKFSSSETDSKRFGRNIRQAMLDIAELFDKPAEKAGK, encoded by the exons ATGGCGGAGGCTCACCAGGCCGTGGCCTTCCAGTTCACCGTCACCCCCGAGGGCTTGGACTTCCACCTCAGCCGCGAGGCCGTGAAGCAGCTCTACCTCGCTGGCATCTCCTCCTGGAAGAAGCGCTTGGTCCGCGCCAAG AACAGCTTCCTGACCGGCGTCTACCCCGCCTCCCCCTCCAGCTGGATGGTGGTCGTGATGGCCACCGCTGGCTCTGTCTACTGCCAGGTCGACCCCTCCCTGGGGATGATCGCCCGCATCCGCCACTGCCTGCCCGAGAG CCGCCTCCTGAGCTACGAGAGCCGGACGATGGTGAGCACCGTGCTCTTCTCCACCGGCGTCTGGCTCTCTGCCGTCCTGCTCTTCCGGCAGGCGCTGAAGCTGCTCCTCTCCTACCACGGCTGGATGTTTGAGCCCCACGGCAAGATGAGCCGCAGCACCAGGATCTGGGTG GCGCTGATGAAGGTGTTGTCTGTCCGCAAACCCCTGCTCTACAGCTTCCAGAGCGCTCTGCCCAAGCTCCCTGTGCCCCCCGTGGAAGCCACCATCACCCGG TACCTGGAGTCGGTGCGCCCGCTCATGGATGATGAGAAGTACAGTAAGATGGAGGCTCTGGCCAAGGAGTTCAAGGAGAAGACGGCTCCACGGCTGCAGAAGTACCTGATCCTCAAGTCTTGGTGGACCACCAACTAC GTGAGCGACTGGTGGGAGCAGTACATCTACCTGCGCAGCCGCAGCCCGCTCATGGTCAACAGCAACTACTACGCCATG GATTTCCTCTACGTGACCCCCAGCCACATCCAGGCTGCCCGGGCGGGTAACGTGGTGCACGCCATCCTGCTGTACCGCCGCAAGCTGGACCGCGGGGAGATCCCCCCC TTGATGGCGCTGGGCATCGTGCCCATGTGCTCCTACCAGTCGGAACGGATGTTCAACACCACCCGCATCCCCGGCAAGGAGACGG ACACGCTGCTGCACCTGGTGGACAGCAAGCACCTGGCCGTCTACCACAAGGGCCGCTTCTACAAGGTCTGGCTCTACTACGGGGGGCAGGTGCTGCGGCCCCGGGACCTGGAGCTGCAGTTCCAGCGCATCCTGGACGACCCCTCGCCCCCCCAGCCCGGCGAGGAGCGGCTGGCGGCACTCACCGCCGGCGAGAG GGTGCCCTGGGCCGAGGCTCGGGCCCGGTTCTTCAGCCATGGGAAGAACAAGGCGTCGCTGGACGCCATTGAACGGGCGGCCTTCTTCCTGACGCTGGATGAGGAGGAGCACGGCTACAGGCCAGGCCGGGAGGGCTGCATGGACGCCTACGCCAAATCCCTGCTGCACGGCCAGTGCTACGACCG CTGGTTCGACAAGTCCTTCACCCTGGTGGTCTACAAGAACGGGAAGCTGGGGGCCAACGCCGAGCACTCCTGGGCCGACGCGCCCATCATCGGGCACCTCTGGGAG TTCATGCTGGCGACAGAAAAATTCCAGCTGGGCTACACCGAGGGGGGGCACTGCCTGGGCGAGCCCGACACCCTGCtcgcccccccccagcgcctgcAGTGGGACATCACCCAGGAG TGCCGTGCCGCCATCGAGAGCTCGTACCGCCTGGCCAAGGCGCTGGCCGACGACGTGGACTTCTGCTGCTTCCAGTTCTCCGACTTCGGGAAGGGGCTGATCAAGAAGTGCCGGACCAGCCCCGACGCCTTCATCCAGATCTCCCTGCAGCTCGCCCACTTCCGC GACAAGGGCTGCTTCTGCCTCACCTACGAGGCCTCCATGACGCGGCTCTTCCGCGAGGGCCGGACGGAGACAGTAAGGTCCTGCACCGCCGAGTCCACCGCCTTCGTGCGCAGCATGGCGGACACCCGGCAGACC CGAGCCGAGCGCCAGCGGCTCTTCAAACTGGCGGCCGAGAAGCACCAGCACATGTACCGCATGGCCATGACGGGGGCCGGCATCGACCGGCACCTCTTCTGCCTCTACGTAGTGTCCCGCTACCTGGGGGTGCAGTCCCCCTTCCTGGCCCAG GTGCTGTCGGAGCCCTGGCGCCTCTCCACCAGCCAGAcgccgcagcagcagctgaagatgTGCGACCTGAACAAGTACCCCGACCACGTCTCCAACGGCGGCGGCTTCGGCCCT GTGGCAGATGACGGCTACGGTGTCTCCTACATCATCGCGGGTGAGAACCTCATCACCTTCCACGTCTCCAGCAAGTTCTCTAGCTCCGAGACG GACTCGAAGCGCTTTGGGAGGAACATCCGCCAGGCCATGCTGGACATCGCCGAGCTCTTTGACAAGCCGGCCGAGAAAGCGGGGAAGTGA